From a single Carcharodon carcharias isolate sCarCar2 chromosome 4, sCarCar2.pri, whole genome shotgun sequence genomic region:
- the tal2 gene encoding T-cell acute lymphocytic leukemia protein 2 — translation MTKKVFTNTRERWRQQNVNSAFAELRKLVPTHPPDKKLSKNEILRLAMKYIDFLVRLLKDQGTDQGRSDFSKVGSFPEVTHRRSPGQRTPVVESNVPSPASGCSSCNEESESPGSSPEEHSCSANSTVVPSTAILYQFALLKKLNVL, via the coding sequence ATGACCAAAAAGGTTTTTACCAACaccagggagagatggaggcagcaaAACGTAAACAGTGCCTTTGCAGAGTTGCGGAAACTCGTCCCAACTCACCCTCCAGATAAGAAGCTGAGCAAAAACGAAATCCTGCGCCTGGCTATGAAATACATCGACTTTCTGGTCAGGTTGCTTAAAGACCAAGGAACAGATCAAGGGAGGTCGGACTTCAGCAAAGTTGGATCTTTTCCAGAGGTCACCCATCGGCGGTCCCCGGGCCAGAGAACACCAGTCGTTGAGAGTAATGTCCCATCaccagcctcaggctgcagcagctgTAATGAGGAATCAGAGAGTCCCGGCAGCTCACCTGAGGAACATTCCTGCTCAGCTAACAGCACCGTGGTACCGTCCACTGCTATTTTATATCAATTTGCTctgttaaaaaaattaaatgttttGTAG